GTCAAAATAAGTGATGTACATCCACTTAATTCAACAGCGTATCTTAGTAAAACAAGATCAAGCCAGCCACATCTTCTTGGTCTGCCTGTTGTTGCACCATATTCTCCGCCGAGTTTACGAAGTCTTTCTCCTTCTTCCCCTCTTAATTCGGTGGGAAATGGTCCCTCACCTACTCTTGTAGTATATGCCTTCATAACACCATAAATTTGATCTATCTTAATTGGGTAGGCAAAACCAGCTTGTATACCAGTACTTGAACAATTTGTAGAAGTCACATATGGATAGGTGCCTACATCTACATCTAACAAGACCCCCTGGGTCCCTTCGAATAAAAGATCTTTGTCTTTCAGATTCTTCACAGCTTTGAGGCTGTCTATTAGAAGATCATGGATTTTGCTGTATCTTATCATCAGTTCTTCCAAGATCTTCTGCGCATTGACATCTACCTGCCAGATACGAGACAGTTCTTCTATGAGACCTTTGGCTTTTGAAGTATCTTCAAGGTCTTGTATCCTCAGACCACATCTAAGGGCACGATTTGCATACGACAAACCTATACCCCTTCTGGTTGTACCTATGGCAGCAAGACGCGATTTGTCTATCTTTTCATCAAGTTCTTTGTAAACAGGAATTACCACATGAGCTTGCTTGGAAATCCTGAGTAAAGATCTCGCATGTGGCAAAAATTGGTCAATTTGTTCAATTTCATCGATTAACACATCAAAATCCGTGGCAACCCCCGGTCCGATGTACATCATTTTCCGTTTTTTCAAATCTGCAGACGGCAAAAGGTGGTGTACGACTTTGAAATCCCCATAATCCACAGTATGACCGGCATTACTTCCTCCAGAGTATCTAATTACACAATCAAAATCTCTTGAAAGATATGTGACAATCTTCCCTTTTCCTTCATCGCCCCATTGAAGTCCTATCACTGCCGCTTTCACTGTATACACTCTCCTTCAAATCTTTTGTAAATCTCATCAACATGTTTTAAATAGTAATTTGGATCAAAAACAGATGCTATTTCTTCATCGGTGAGAATCTTGAGATTGTTTTTTGCCAGATTTTTGAGATCTTCCTTTGTCTGCCAGCACTTCAAAGATAAGGACTGAACAAGATCATATGCTTCGTTTCGGGAAAGCCCTTTGTCAATTAAGGTTAACATCAATCGTTGTGAATAGATCAAACCATGTGTTATATCAATGTTTTTGATCATGTTTTCCCTGTACACAACCAGATTTTCAAGCAAATACTGAGATTTGACTAACATATAATACAATGTCTGAGTTGCATCTGGCAGAATATATCGTTCAGCCGAAGAGTGTGAAATATCTCTTTCGTGCCACAATACGTTGTTCTCAATAGCAACCGAGACAAAAGACCTCATCATTCTGGAAAGTCCACATAATCTTTCGCAGAGCACCGGATTTTGTTTATGAGGCATGGCACTTGAACCTTTCTGCCCTTCTTTGAATGGCTCTTGGACTTCGAGTACCTCTGTTTTTTGCAAATGCCTTATCTCAGTTGCTATTCGCTCAATCCCACTGGCTATGAGTGCAAGAATCATAATTAGAAATGCGTGATGATCTCTGTTGACAATCTGACTCGATACAGGTGTAGGTTTTAAGCCAAGTCTTTCTAATGCGAGTTTTTCGATCTCTGGTGGCACATTTGCATAGTTGCCAACCGCTCCACTTATTTTACCGAAATTGATTTGTTCTCTTGTGAAAAGTAGTCTCTCGTAATTTCTCTTTGTTTCTGAGTACCAATTTAATACCTTCAAGCCAAAGGTTGTTGGCTCTGCGTGAACGCCATGTGTCCTGCCTATCGTTAAGGTATGTTTGTGTTCTAAGGCGAGTTTCCACAATGTTTTGAGTAATTCTTTCATTTGTTCCAAGAGTATATCGCAGGCTTCTACAAGTGTCATAGAGAGTGCAGTATCTATCACATCGGAGGAAGTCAAACCATAGTGAAAGAATCTGGCTTCAGGTCCCATCTTACTTGTTGCCATCTTCACGAAGGCTATGACTTCGTGGTCTGTCTGTTTTTCATATTCACCGAAGAGTTTCAGATCTATCACAGCGTTTTTTTCTGCCTGGTGTGTCATTCCTTGTGGTATGATTTTGGTTTTTTCATAAGCTTCCATTACTGCTAATTCAACTTTGAGCCATCTTTCAAGCGTCGCCTTTTGGTCCCATAGTT
The DNA window shown above is from Thermotoga profunda AZM34c06 and carries:
- a CDS encoding adenylosuccinate synthase; amino-acid sequence: MKAAVIGLQWGDEGKGKIVTYLSRDFDCVIRYSGGSNAGHTVDYGDFKVVHHLLPSADLKKRKMMYIGPGVATDFDVLIDEIEQIDQFLPHARSLLRISKQAHVVIPVYKELDEKIDKSRLAAIGTTRRGIGLSYANRALRCGLRIQDLEDTSKAKGLIEELSRIWQVDVNAQKILEELMIRYSKIHDLLIDSLKAVKNLKDKDLLFEGTQGVLLDVDVGTYPYVTSTNCSSTGIQAGFAYPIKIDQIYGVMKAYTTRVGEGPFPTELRGEEGERLRKLGGEYGATTGRPRRCGWLDLVLLRYAVELSGCTSLILTKADILSGYEKIPICVAYKINGKIFEELDNLEFIDQVEPVYEIFDGWKTLHSKEFERFVAKIEKEIGVKFSHISTGPRVDEIIKI
- the purB gene encoding adenylosuccinate lyase → MVERYALSPMKELWDQKATLERWLKVELAVMEAYEKTKIIPQGMTHQAEKNAVIDLKLFGEYEKQTDHEVIAFVKMATSKMGPEARFFHYGLTSSDVIDTALSMTLVEACDILLEQMKELLKTLWKLALEHKHTLTIGRTHGVHAEPTTFGLKVLNWYSETKRNYERLLFTREQINFGKISGAVGNYANVPPEIEKLALERLGLKPTPVSSQIVNRDHHAFLIMILALIASGIERIATEIRHLQKTEVLEVQEPFKEGQKGSSAMPHKQNPVLCERLCGLSRMMRSFVSVAIENNVLWHERDISHSSAERYILPDATQTLYYMLVKSQYLLENLVVYRENMIKNIDITHGLIYSQRLMLTLIDKGLSRNEAYDLVQSLSLKCWQTKEDLKNLAKNNLKILTDEEIASVFDPNYYLKHVDEIYKRFEGECIQ